One segment of Meleagris gallopavo isolate NT-WF06-2002-E0010 breed Aviagen turkey brand Nicholas breeding stock chromosome 8, Turkey_5.1, whole genome shotgun sequence DNA contains the following:
- the WASHC2C gene encoding WASH complex subunit 2 isoform X2, whose protein sequence is MNGAQDAAEPAPVWERPWSLEEIRKGSQSWSLASDAGLLRFLQEFSQQTISRTHEIKKQVDGLISETKAADCRLHNVFNDFLMLSNTQFIENRVYDEEVEESIPKTDAGEKAEQEKTREQKEADLIPKIQEAVNYGLQVLDSAFEQLDIKAGNSDSEEEESNERVELILEPKDLYIDRPLPYLIGSQQFMEQDDVGLGDLTSEEGSVDSDRGSVLDSEEKDEEESDDEFGNPSEDDQKMRTAQMSDEDDYDGCDLFDSEKEEDEDGDFEETARPKKKRPTSFADELAARIKGEIPVKQEEEHSSLSPEIKSRKTPKEKKEVKVPSDDDEDDIFKHPKLTDEDFTPFGSKGGLFSGGTGLFDDDEGDLFAEAPREDSKEQEEQVPISAAISTKSLKKVPAGAVSLFPGGSDVFSSSVIVEKDKKPTAQSTEKAPKQPEKIHLFDDDDDDFFVGTTKKTPGPADLFDDDDDEGDLFKEKPAIPPVAASTTKEVESEKKTAIAKKSQPSSGDDFKPSSETPQRKQRGLFSDEEDSEDLFSSSKTMTSKATSLPISKSTTKAPLSLFDDDEEDLFGVVPAKKQQEKPLEEKAKQSEPHKKASSLLFSSDEEEHWNVSKPLKLPSEDNQKEDPAKSSSTISQAKAVKKTSLFEEDDEEDLFAITKESQRKPQRISLLFEDDAVTGESLFSSQSTLPSASTAEKTKPAQAPPLFNEEEKEEKNDRPHITKSNQAQDALWSSEEPEAVPVPRGTDVERQVTKEKVEPFATSSLEPDLFAASPPALEKDTSVQARKVLSLFDEEEEERLEDDGVKNAHEGNDVPSEKSIRPKSTGVFQDEELLFSHKLQKDNDPDVDLFASPKTSMSTNRILKPSSGGSLFGDDDEDDLFSTAKTNPPKIAEKKTVKTSPVPSSENCNLLENALSAKQHEALKTVTTEKSTGPVPIKTKEPSSRIGKLQANLAINPAALLPGAVPKISSVKSSFPILDTPLHEPNDVQSSEAFPAAGNNEELGVSFDQPMQADTLHSANKTRIKVTGKRRPPSRMARRLAAQESGEGEEVDSAKEPQFSVPKQRSAIENVKELVVTEAESKENGFLFGSSLPAHGSILTSKLPPESTDQGDDLFESEDLFANHSTSRTATQSKLREEMPDSVANEPIKGMEKKSELSVLGNQDSSDLFQSVQQKSSTKNSPISFLEEEEDSLFTSQKTGKKELKPAVRQTVDSAAQDIFEDDIFATEAIKPMNKAKEKMTESNLFDDNIDIFADLTVKPKEKKTKKKVEQKSIFDDDMDDIFSGSQIKIPTPKSRSSQAASEVKSESKALSTFDDPLNASGGQ, encoded by the exons GAAAAGACACGGGAACAGAAAGAAGCTGATCTAATCCCCAAAATACAAGAAGCAGTGAATTATGGGTTGCAAGTTCTGGACAGTGCATTTGAACAGCTAGACATCAAAGCAGGCAACTCTGactcagaagaggaagaaagtaaTGAGAGGGTAGAACTGATACTTGAGCCAAAG GATCTCTATATTGACAGACCTTTACCTTACCTGATTGGCTCCCAGCAGTTCATGGAACAAGATGATGTTGGCCTTGGAGATCTGACTAGTGAGG aAGGATCAGTTGATAGTGATCGTGGAAGTGTACTTGACAGtgaagaaaaggatgaagaG GAATCAGACGATGAATTTGGAAACCCCAGTGAGGATGACCAAAAGATG aggACAGCCCAGATGAGTGATGAAGATGATTATGATGGTTGTGATCTCTTTGactctgaaaaagaagaagatgAGGATGGAGACTTTGAGGAAACTGCAAGACCT aaaaagaaaaggccaACGTCATTTGCGGATGAACTTGCAGCCCGAATCAAAGGAGAAATACCAGTTAAACAGGAGGAAGAGCATTCGT caCTGTCACCGGAAATCAAATCAAGGAAAACTccaaaagagaagaaggaagttAAAGTTCCATCAGATG ATGATGAAGATGACATCTTCAAGCATCCTAAGCTGACTGATGAAGATTTCACGCCATTTGGTTCTAAGGGTGGTCTCTTCAGTGGTGGCACCGGTCTCTTTGATGATGATGAG GGTGATCTTTTTGCTGAAGCACCAAGAGAAGATTCAAAAGAGCAAGAGGAACAAGTTCCTATCAGTGCAG CAATCTCTACAAAATCCTTAAAGAAAGTTCCTGCAGGTGCAGTGTCTCTGTTCCCAG GAGGGAGTGATGTCTTCAGCTCCTCTGTAATTGTGGAAAAAGACAAGAAACCTACAGCACAGAGTACAGAAAAAGCTCCTAAGCAGCCTgaaaaaattcatctttttgatgatgacgatgatgacTTCTTTGTGGGAACAACTAAAAAGACTCCAGGTCCAG CTGACCTatttgatgatgatgatgatgaaggtGACTTATTCAAAGAGAAACCTGCCATTCCTCCTGTGGCTGCTAGCACAACTAAAGAAGTGGAGAGTGAAAAGAAGACAGCCATAGCAAAAAAG AGTCAGCCATCTTCAGGTGATGATTTCAAGCCTTCATCTGAAACACCTCAAAGAAAACAGAGGGGCCTCTTCTCAGATGAGGAGGATTCTGAA GATTTGTTTTCATCAAGTAAAACCATGACATCAAAAGCTACATCTCTCCCCATCAGCAAGTCCACAACGAAAGCTCCGCTCTCTTTGTTTGATGATGATGAAGAG GATCTCTTTGGTGTGGTACCTGCCAAGAAGCAACAGGAAAAGCCcctggaagagaaagcaaaacagtcAGAGCCACACAAGAAAGCCTCCAGCTTATTGTTCAGCAGTGATGAGGAG GAACATTGGAATGTCTCCAAGCCACTGAAGCTTCCTTCGGAAGATAACCAAAAAGAGGACCCTGCAAAATCATCTAGCACCATCAGTCAGGCTAAAGCTGTGAAGAAGACAAGCCTATTCGAGGAAGATGATGAGGAGGATTTATTTGCAATCACTAAAGAGAG ccaaagaAAACCACAGAGGATATCACTGCTGTTTGAAGATGATGCTGTTACTGGAGAATCGCTCTTCAGTTCCCAATCAACGCTTCCTTCAGCTTCTACAGCG gagaaaacaaagccagcacAAGCACCACCCTTGTttaatgaagaggaaaaagaggaaaagaatgatCGACCACATATTACAAAGTCTAACCAGGCACAAGATGCACTGTGGTCTTCAGAAGAGCCTGAAGCAGTTCCTGTGCCTAGAGGAACAGATGTTGAAAGGCAGgtgacaaaggaaaaa gTGGAGCCTTTTGCCACATCATCTTTGGAGCCAGATCTGTTTGCAGCATCACCACCAGCTCTGGAGAAAGATACCAGTGTCCAAGCTAGGAAAGTGTTAAGCTTGTTtgatgaggaggaagaggagagactGGAAGATGATGGGGTTAAAAATGCACATGAAGGCAATGATGTG CCTTCTGAGAAGAGCATTCGTCCCAAAAGCACTGGTGTCTTTCAAGATGAAGAGCTTCTTTTCAGTCACAAACTTCAGAAGGACAATGATCCGGATGTTGACCTCTTTGCCAGTCCCAAGACGTCAATG tctACAAATCGTATTCTGAAACCATCATCTGGAGGAAGTCTTTTTGGGGATGATGATGAGGATGATCTTTTCAGTACTGCTAAAACAAACCCTCCG aaaatagcagagaagaaaacagttaagACCAGTCCTGTCCCTTCCTCAGAGAATTGTAATCTTCTAGAAAATGCTTTAAGTGCCAAACAACACGAAGCTCTGAAGACAGTAACTACAGAG AAATCTACAGGTCCCGTTCCCATTAAAACCAAAGAACCCTCATCTCGGATTGGAAAGTTACAA gcTAACTTAGCTATTAACCCTGCAGCCTTACTTCCTGGTGCAGTGCCTAAGATCTCCAGTGTAAAGTCCTCCTTCCCCATTTTGGACACTCCACTGCATGAGCCCAATGACGTACAGAGCAGTGaagccttccctgctgcagggaacaATGAAGAATTAGGTGTAAGCTTTGATCAGCCTATGCAAGCGGATACCTTGCACAGCGCCAATAAG ACCAGAATCAAGGTTACAGGAAAACGAAGGCCTCCAAGCAGAATGGCCCGCCGGTTAGCTGCCCAGGAGTCTGGTGAGGGTGAAGAGGTGGACAGTGCTAAAGAACCACAGTTCTCAGTACCAAAACAGAGATCAGCAATAGAGAATGTAAAGGAGCTTGTTGTTACTGAAGCGGAATCcaaagaaaatggttttctcTTTGGCTCATCACTACCAGCTCATGGCAGCATTCTGACGAGTAAACTTCCTCCAGAATCCACAGATCAAGGAGATGATCTGTTTGAATCGGAAGACCTTTTTGCAAACCACTCAACATCCAGAACAGCTACACAATCAAAATTGAGGGAGGAAATGCCAGACAGTGTGGCCAACGAACCCATCAAGGGTatggaaaaaaagtctgaaCTCTCTGTTCTGGGTAATCAGGATAGCAGTGATCTTTTCCAGTCTGTACAGCAAAAATCTTCAACAAAAAACAGCCCTATATCTtttttggaggaggaggaagattcTCTTTTCACCAGTCAGAAAACTGGGAAGAAGGAGTTGAAACCTGCTGTTCGGCAAACTGTTGATTCTGCTGCACAAGATATTTTTGAG GATGATATATTTGCTACTGAAGCAATAAAGCCaatgaacaaagcaaaagagaaaatgacagaGAGTAACCTCTTTGATGATAACATTGATATCTTTGCGGATCTCACTgtaaaaccaaaagaaaagaagaccaAGAAAAAAGTGGAACAAAAATCCATATTTGATGACGATATGG ATGATATATTCTCTGGCAGCCAGATCAAGATACCCACTCCCAAAAGCAGGTCTTCCCAGGCAGCCTCAGAAGTGAAATCTGAAAGCAAGGCACTGAGCACATTTGATGACCCGCTGAATGCCTCTGGAGGCCAGTAG
- the WASHC2C gene encoding WASH complex subunit 2C isoform X5: MNGAQDAAEPAPVWERPWSLEEIRKGSQSWSLASDAGLLRFLQEFSQQTISRTHEIKKQVDGLISETKAADCRLHNVFNDFLMLSNTQFIENRVYDEEVEESIPKTDAGEKAEQEKTREQKEADLIPKIQEAVNYGLQVLDSAFEQLDIKAGNSDSEEEESNERVELILEPKDLYIDRPLPYLIGSQQFMEQDDVGLGDLTSEEGSVDSDRGSVLDSEEKDEEESDDEFGNPSEDDQKMRTAQMSDEDDYDGCDLFDSEKEEDEDGDFEETARPKKKRPTSFADELAARIKGEIPVKQEEEHSSLSPEIKSRKTPKEKKEVKVPSDDDEDDIFKHPKLTDEDFTPFGSKGGLFSGGTGLFDDDEGDLFAEAPREDSKEQEEQVPISAAISTKSLKKVPAGAVSLFPGGSDVFSSSVIVEKDKKPTAQSTEKAPKQPEKIHLFDDDDDDFFVGTTKKTPGPVKSAADLFDDDDDEGDLFKEKPAIPPVAASTTKEVESEKKTAIAKKSQPSSGDDFKPSSETPQRKQRGLFSDEEDSEDLFSSSKTMTSKATSLPISKSTTKAPLSLFDDDEEDLFGVVPAKKQQEKPLEEKAKQSEPHKKASSLLFSSDEEEHWNVSKPLKLPSEDNQKEDPAKSSSTISQAKAVKKTSLFEEDDEEDLFAITKESQRKPQRISLLFEDDAVTGESLFSSQSTLPSASTAEKTKPAQAPPLFNEEEKEEKNDRPHITKSNQAQDALWSSEEPEAVPVPRGTDVERQVTKEKVEPFATSSLEPDLFAASPPALEKDTSVQARKVLSLFDEEEEERLEDDGVKNAHEGNDVPSEKSIRPKSTGVFQDEELLFSHKLQKDNDPDVDLFASPKTSMSTNRILKPSSGGSLFGDDDEDDLFSTAKTNPPANLAINPAALLPGAVPKISSVKSSFPILDTPLHEPNDVQSSEAFPAAGNNEELGVSFDQPMQADTLHSANKTRIKVTGKRRPPSRMARRLAAQESGEGEEVDSAKEPQFSVPKQRSAIENVKELVVTEAESKENGFLFGSSLPAHGSILTSKLPPESTDQGDDLFESEDLFANHSTSRTATQSKLREEMPDSVANEPIKGMEKKSELSVLGNQDSSDLFQSVQQKSSTKNSPISFLEEEEDSLFTSQKTGKKELKPAVRQTVDSAAQDIFEDDIFATEAIKPMNKAKEKMTESNLFDDNIDIFADLTVKPKEKKTKKKVEQKSIFDDDMDDIFSGSQIKIPTPKSRSSQAASEVKSESKALSTFDDPLNASGGQ, translated from the exons GAAAAGACACGGGAACAGAAAGAAGCTGATCTAATCCCCAAAATACAAGAAGCAGTGAATTATGGGTTGCAAGTTCTGGACAGTGCATTTGAACAGCTAGACATCAAAGCAGGCAACTCTGactcagaagaggaagaaagtaaTGAGAGGGTAGAACTGATACTTGAGCCAAAG GATCTCTATATTGACAGACCTTTACCTTACCTGATTGGCTCCCAGCAGTTCATGGAACAAGATGATGTTGGCCTTGGAGATCTGACTAGTGAGG aAGGATCAGTTGATAGTGATCGTGGAAGTGTACTTGACAGtgaagaaaaggatgaagaG GAATCAGACGATGAATTTGGAAACCCCAGTGAGGATGACCAAAAGATG aggACAGCCCAGATGAGTGATGAAGATGATTATGATGGTTGTGATCTCTTTGactctgaaaaagaagaagatgAGGATGGAGACTTTGAGGAAACTGCAAGACCT aaaaagaaaaggccaACGTCATTTGCGGATGAACTTGCAGCCCGAATCAAAGGAGAAATACCAGTTAAACAGGAGGAAGAGCATTCGT caCTGTCACCGGAAATCAAATCAAGGAAAACTccaaaagagaagaaggaagttAAAGTTCCATCAGATG ATGATGAAGATGACATCTTCAAGCATCCTAAGCTGACTGATGAAGATTTCACGCCATTTGGTTCTAAGGGTGGTCTCTTCAGTGGTGGCACCGGTCTCTTTGATGATGATGAG GGTGATCTTTTTGCTGAAGCACCAAGAGAAGATTCAAAAGAGCAAGAGGAACAAGTTCCTATCAGTGCAG CAATCTCTACAAAATCCTTAAAGAAAGTTCCTGCAGGTGCAGTGTCTCTGTTCCCAG GAGGGAGTGATGTCTTCAGCTCCTCTGTAATTGTGGAAAAAGACAAGAAACCTACAGCACAGAGTACAGAAAAAGCTCCTAAGCAGCCTgaaaaaattcatctttttgatgatgacgatgatgacTTCTTTGTGGGAACAACTAAAAAGACTCCAGGTCCAG TCAAATCTGCAGCTGACCTatttgatgatgatgatgatgaaggtGACTTATTCAAAGAGAAACCTGCCATTCCTCCTGTGGCTGCTAGCACAACTAAAGAAGTGGAGAGTGAAAAGAAGACAGCCATAGCAAAAAAG AGTCAGCCATCTTCAGGTGATGATTTCAAGCCTTCATCTGAAACACCTCAAAGAAAACAGAGGGGCCTCTTCTCAGATGAGGAGGATTCTGAA GATTTGTTTTCATCAAGTAAAACCATGACATCAAAAGCTACATCTCTCCCCATCAGCAAGTCCACAACGAAAGCTCCGCTCTCTTTGTTTGATGATGATGAAGAG GATCTCTTTGGTGTGGTACCTGCCAAGAAGCAACAGGAAAAGCCcctggaagagaaagcaaaacagtcAGAGCCACACAAGAAAGCCTCCAGCTTATTGTTCAGCAGTGATGAGGAG GAACATTGGAATGTCTCCAAGCCACTGAAGCTTCCTTCGGAAGATAACCAAAAAGAGGACCCTGCAAAATCATCTAGCACCATCAGTCAGGCTAAAGCTGTGAAGAAGACAAGCCTATTCGAGGAAGATGATGAGGAGGATTTATTTGCAATCACTAAAGAGAG ccaaagaAAACCACAGAGGATATCACTGCTGTTTGAAGATGATGCTGTTACTGGAGAATCGCTCTTCAGTTCCCAATCAACGCTTCCTTCAGCTTCTACAGCG gagaaaacaaagccagcacAAGCACCACCCTTGTttaatgaagaggaaaaagaggaaaagaatgatCGACCACATATTACAAAGTCTAACCAGGCACAAGATGCACTGTGGTCTTCAGAAGAGCCTGAAGCAGTTCCTGTGCCTAGAGGAACAGATGTTGAAAGGCAGgtgacaaaggaaaaa gTGGAGCCTTTTGCCACATCATCTTTGGAGCCAGATCTGTTTGCAGCATCACCACCAGCTCTGGAGAAAGATACCAGTGTCCAAGCTAGGAAAGTGTTAAGCTTGTTtgatgaggaggaagaggagagactGGAAGATGATGGGGTTAAAAATGCACATGAAGGCAATGATGTG CCTTCTGAGAAGAGCATTCGTCCCAAAAGCACTGGTGTCTTTCAAGATGAAGAGCTTCTTTTCAGTCACAAACTTCAGAAGGACAATGATCCGGATGTTGACCTCTTTGCCAGTCCCAAGACGTCAATG tctACAAATCGTATTCTGAAACCATCATCTGGAGGAAGTCTTTTTGGGGATGATGATGAGGATGATCTTTTCAGTACTGCTAAAACAAACCCTCCG gcTAACTTAGCTATTAACCCTGCAGCCTTACTTCCTGGTGCAGTGCCTAAGATCTCCAGTGTAAAGTCCTCCTTCCCCATTTTGGACACTCCACTGCATGAGCCCAATGACGTACAGAGCAGTGaagccttccctgctgcagggaacaATGAAGAATTAGGTGTAAGCTTTGATCAGCCTATGCAAGCGGATACCTTGCACAGCGCCAATAAG ACCAGAATCAAGGTTACAGGAAAACGAAGGCCTCCAAGCAGAATGGCCCGCCGGTTAGCTGCCCAGGAGTCTGGTGAGGGTGAAGAGGTGGACAGTGCTAAAGAACCACAGTTCTCAGTACCAAAACAGAGATCAGCAATAGAGAATGTAAAGGAGCTTGTTGTTACTGAAGCGGAATCcaaagaaaatggttttctcTTTGGCTCATCACTACCAGCTCATGGCAGCATTCTGACGAGTAAACTTCCTCCAGAATCCACAGATCAAGGAGATGATCTGTTTGAATCGGAAGACCTTTTTGCAAACCACTCAACATCCAGAACAGCTACACAATCAAAATTGAGGGAGGAAATGCCAGACAGTGTGGCCAACGAACCCATCAAGGGTatggaaaaaaagtctgaaCTCTCTGTTCTGGGTAATCAGGATAGCAGTGATCTTTTCCAGTCTGTACAGCAAAAATCTTCAACAAAAAACAGCCCTATATCTtttttggaggaggaggaagattcTCTTTTCACCAGTCAGAAAACTGGGAAGAAGGAGTTGAAACCTGCTGTTCGGCAAACTGTTGATTCTGCTGCACAAGATATTTTTGAG GATGATATATTTGCTACTGAAGCAATAAAGCCaatgaacaaagcaaaagagaaaatgacagaGAGTAACCTCTTTGATGATAACATTGATATCTTTGCGGATCTCACTgtaaaaccaaaagaaaagaagaccaAGAAAAAAGTGGAACAAAAATCCATATTTGATGACGATATGG ATGATATATTCTCTGGCAGCCAGATCAAGATACCCACTCCCAAAAGCAGGTCTTCCCAGGCAGCCTCAGAAGTGAAATCTGAAAGCAAGGCACTGAGCACATTTGATGACCCGCTGAATGCCTCTGGAGGCCAGTAG
- the WASHC2C gene encoding WASH complex subunit 2C isoform X4, with protein MNGAQDAAEPAPVWERPWSLEEIRKGSQSWSLASDAGLLRFLQEFSQQTISRTHEIKKQVDGLISETKAADCRLHNVFNDFLMLSNTQFIENRVYDEEVEESIPKTDAGEKAEQEKTREQKEADLIPKIQEAVNYGLQVLDSAFEQLDIKAGNSDSEEEESNERVELILEPKDLYIDRPLPYLIGSQQFMEQDDVGLGDLTSEEGSVDSDRGSVLDSEEKDEEESDDEFGNPSEDDQKMRTAQMSDEDDYDGCDLFDSEKEEDEDGDFEETARPKKKRPTSFADELAARIKGEIPVKQEEEHSSLSPEIKSRKTPKEKKEVKVPSDDDEDDIFKHPKLTDEDFTPFGSKGGLFSGGTGLFDDDEGDLFAEAPREDSKEQEEQVPISAAISTKSLKKVPAGAVSLFPGGSDVFSSSVIVEKDKKPTAQSTEKAPKQPEKIHLFDDDDDDFFVGTTKKTPGPVKSAADLFDDDDDEGDLFKEKPAIPPVAASTTKEVESEKKTAIAKKSQPSSGDDFKPSSETPQRKQRGLFSDEEDSEDLFSSSKTMTSKATSLPISKSTTKAPLSLFDDDEEDLFGVVPAKKQQEKPLEEKAKQSEPHKKASSLLFSSDEEEHWNVSKPLKLPSEDNQKEDPAKSSSTISQAKAVKKTSLFEEDDEEDLFAITKESQRKPQRISLLFEDDAVTGESLFSSQSTLPSASTAEKTKPAQAPPLFNEEEKEEKNDRPHITKSNQAQDALWSSEEPEAVPVPRGTDVERQVTKEKVEPFATSSLEPDLFAASPPALEKDTSVQARKVLSLFDEEEEERLEDDGVKNAHEGNDVPSEKSIRPKSTGVFQDEELLFSHKLQKDNDPDVDLFASPKTSMSTNRILKPSSGGSLFGDDDEDDLFSTAKTNPPKIAEKKTVKTSPVPSSENCNLLENALSAKQHEALKTVTTEANLAINPAALLPGAVPKISSVKSSFPILDTPLHEPNDVQSSEAFPAAGNNEELGVSFDQPMQADTLHSANKTRIKVTGKRRPPSRMARRLAAQESGEGEEVDSAKEPQFSVPKQRSAIENVKELVVTEAESKENGFLFGSSLPAHGSILTSKLPPESTDQGDDLFESEDLFANHSTSRTATQSKLREEMPDSVANEPIKGMEKKSELSVLGNQDSSDLFQSVQQKSSTKNSPISFLEEEEDSLFTSQKTGKKELKPAVRQTVDSAAQDIFEDDIFATEAIKPMNKAKEKMTESNLFDDNIDIFADLTVKPKEKKTKKKVEQKSIFDDDMDDIFSGSQIKIPTPKSRSSQAASEVKSESKALSTFDDPLNASGGQ; from the exons GAAAAGACACGGGAACAGAAAGAAGCTGATCTAATCCCCAAAATACAAGAAGCAGTGAATTATGGGTTGCAAGTTCTGGACAGTGCATTTGAACAGCTAGACATCAAAGCAGGCAACTCTGactcagaagaggaagaaagtaaTGAGAGGGTAGAACTGATACTTGAGCCAAAG GATCTCTATATTGACAGACCTTTACCTTACCTGATTGGCTCCCAGCAGTTCATGGAACAAGATGATGTTGGCCTTGGAGATCTGACTAGTGAGG aAGGATCAGTTGATAGTGATCGTGGAAGTGTACTTGACAGtgaagaaaaggatgaagaG GAATCAGACGATGAATTTGGAAACCCCAGTGAGGATGACCAAAAGATG aggACAGCCCAGATGAGTGATGAAGATGATTATGATGGTTGTGATCTCTTTGactctgaaaaagaagaagatgAGGATGGAGACTTTGAGGAAACTGCAAGACCT aaaaagaaaaggccaACGTCATTTGCGGATGAACTTGCAGCCCGAATCAAAGGAGAAATACCAGTTAAACAGGAGGAAGAGCATTCGT caCTGTCACCGGAAATCAAATCAAGGAAAACTccaaaagagaagaaggaagttAAAGTTCCATCAGATG ATGATGAAGATGACATCTTCAAGCATCCTAAGCTGACTGATGAAGATTTCACGCCATTTGGTTCTAAGGGTGGTCTCTTCAGTGGTGGCACCGGTCTCTTTGATGATGATGAG GGTGATCTTTTTGCTGAAGCACCAAGAGAAGATTCAAAAGAGCAAGAGGAACAAGTTCCTATCAGTGCAG CAATCTCTACAAAATCCTTAAAGAAAGTTCCTGCAGGTGCAGTGTCTCTGTTCCCAG GAGGGAGTGATGTCTTCAGCTCCTCTGTAATTGTGGAAAAAGACAAGAAACCTACAGCACAGAGTACAGAAAAAGCTCCTAAGCAGCCTgaaaaaattcatctttttgatgatgacgatgatgacTTCTTTGTGGGAACAACTAAAAAGACTCCAGGTCCAG TCAAATCTGCAGCTGACCTatttgatgatgatgatgatgaaggtGACTTATTCAAAGAGAAACCTGCCATTCCTCCTGTGGCTGCTAGCACAACTAAAGAAGTGGAGAGTGAAAAGAAGACAGCCATAGCAAAAAAG AGTCAGCCATCTTCAGGTGATGATTTCAAGCCTTCATCTGAAACACCTCAAAGAAAACAGAGGGGCCTCTTCTCAGATGAGGAGGATTCTGAA GATTTGTTTTCATCAAGTAAAACCATGACATCAAAAGCTACATCTCTCCCCATCAGCAAGTCCACAACGAAAGCTCCGCTCTCTTTGTTTGATGATGATGAAGAG GATCTCTTTGGTGTGGTACCTGCCAAGAAGCAACAGGAAAAGCCcctggaagagaaagcaaaacagtcAGAGCCACACAAGAAAGCCTCCAGCTTATTGTTCAGCAGTGATGAGGAG GAACATTGGAATGTCTCCAAGCCACTGAAGCTTCCTTCGGAAGATAACCAAAAAGAGGACCCTGCAAAATCATCTAGCACCATCAGTCAGGCTAAAGCTGTGAAGAAGACAAGCCTATTCGAGGAAGATGATGAGGAGGATTTATTTGCAATCACTAAAGAGAG ccaaagaAAACCACAGAGGATATCACTGCTGTTTGAAGATGATGCTGTTACTGGAGAATCGCTCTTCAGTTCCCAATCAACGCTTCCTTCAGCTTCTACAGCG gagaaaacaaagccagcacAAGCACCACCCTTGTttaatgaagaggaaaaagaggaaaagaatgatCGACCACATATTACAAAGTCTAACCAGGCACAAGATGCACTGTGGTCTTCAGAAGAGCCTGAAGCAGTTCCTGTGCCTAGAGGAACAGATGTTGAAAGGCAGgtgacaaaggaaaaa gTGGAGCCTTTTGCCACATCATCTTTGGAGCCAGATCTGTTTGCAGCATCACCACCAGCTCTGGAGAAAGATACCAGTGTCCAAGCTAGGAAAGTGTTAAGCTTGTTtgatgaggaggaagaggagagactGGAAGATGATGGGGTTAAAAATGCACATGAAGGCAATGATGTG CCTTCTGAGAAGAGCATTCGTCCCAAAAGCACTGGTGTCTTTCAAGATGAAGAGCTTCTTTTCAGTCACAAACTTCAGAAGGACAATGATCCGGATGTTGACCTCTTTGCCAGTCCCAAGACGTCAATG tctACAAATCGTATTCTGAAACCATCATCTGGAGGAAGTCTTTTTGGGGATGATGATGAGGATGATCTTTTCAGTACTGCTAAAACAAACCCTCCG aaaatagcagagaagaaaacagttaagACCAGTCCTGTCCCTTCCTCAGAGAATTGTAATCTTCTAGAAAATGCTTTAAGTGCCAAACAACACGAAGCTCTGAAGACAGTAACTACAGAG gcTAACTTAGCTATTAACCCTGCAGCCTTACTTCCTGGTGCAGTGCCTAAGATCTCCAGTGTAAAGTCCTCCTTCCCCATTTTGGACACTCCACTGCATGAGCCCAATGACGTACAGAGCAGTGaagccttccctgctgcagggaacaATGAAGAATTAGGTGTAAGCTTTGATCAGCCTATGCAAGCGGATACCTTGCACAGCGCCAATAAG ACCAGAATCAAGGTTACAGGAAAACGAAGGCCTCCAAGCAGAATGGCCCGCCGGTTAGCTGCCCAGGAGTCTGGTGAGGGTGAAGAGGTGGACAGTGCTAAAGAACCACAGTTCTCAGTACCAAAACAGAGATCAGCAATAGAGAATGTAAAGGAGCTTGTTGTTACTGAAGCGGAATCcaaagaaaatggttttctcTTTGGCTCATCACTACCAGCTCATGGCAGCATTCTGACGAGTAAACTTCCTCCAGAATCCACAGATCAAGGAGATGATCTGTTTGAATCGGAAGACCTTTTTGCAAACCACTCAACATCCAGAACAGCTACACAATCAAAATTGAGGGAGGAAATGCCAGACAGTGTGGCCAACGAACCCATCAAGGGTatggaaaaaaagtctgaaCTCTCTGTTCTGGGTAATCAGGATAGCAGTGATCTTTTCCAGTCTGTACAGCAAAAATCTTCAACAAAAAACAGCCCTATATCTtttttggaggaggaggaagattcTCTTTTCACCAGTCAGAAAACTGGGAAGAAGGAGTTGAAACCTGCTGTTCGGCAAACTGTTGATTCTGCTGCACAAGATATTTTTGAG GATGATATATTTGCTACTGAAGCAATAAAGCCaatgaacaaagcaaaagagaaaatgacagaGAGTAACCTCTTTGATGATAACATTGATATCTTTGCGGATCTCACTgtaaaaccaaaagaaaagaagaccaAGAAAAAAGTGGAACAAAAATCCATATTTGATGACGATATGG ATGATATATTCTCTGGCAGCCAGATCAAGATACCCACTCCCAAAAGCAGGTCTTCCCAGGCAGCCTCAGAAGTGAAATCTGAAAGCAAGGCACTGAGCACATTTGATGACCCGCTGAATGCCTCTGGAGGCCAGTAG